A region from the Triticum urartu cultivar G1812 chromosome 1, Tu2.1, whole genome shotgun sequence genome encodes:
- the LOC125542909 gene encoding UPF0481 protein At3g47200-like, with amino-acid sequence MNTIVSIKRAPKVRGELRGADEDSYTPHRVPIGPYHHNCSSSWIAKEKLRYVGFMQSVSERYKADGLNGLVEELEPRAREWYGDGVDHMTPEELARMLLHDGCYLLGWLVNYPDAPQTSCNDHNTVFRDILYLIENQLPFFVLDKIHARATGGSSCLLHYMATYIQSLLHAQLYISQGKQRLMEQPWHLLHLVHEYFRPANLPKSTDPQQTGRTGRWRRATAYRLHAKVRFMPRDFAAEVNSVLDVRLEGGTLWVPRLQVCRDTWTLLRNLMALEEQMPKRPVTAYCIFMSQVACTVEDVRLLVDAKIVQHFEGSDEHAAQGFADLCKGVVMDVDNIDRNYLKPIWHDLEKRHKSRAHNFWGGHSQRVAIALALLVVVVLLACVVTQTFYVIIGYRQQTKH; translated from the coding sequence ATGAACACCATTGTTTCCATCAAGAGGGCTCCCAAGGTCCGTGGGGAACTCCGTGGCGCGGACGAAGACAGCTACACACCGCACCGTGTGCCGATCGGCCCTTACCATCACAATTGCTCATCTTCATGGATTGCAAAAGAAAAGCTGCGCTATGTCGGCTTCATGCAGAGTGTCTCCGAAAGATACAAGGCAGATGGTCTTAATGGTCTAGTGGAGGAATTGGAGCCCCGAGCAAGGGAGTGGTACGGGGACGGGGTTGACCACATGACGCCGGAAGAGTTGGCGAGGATGCTGCTGCATGATGGGTGCTACCTGCTGGGTTGGTTGGTGAACTATCCGGACGCCCCTCAAACATCCTGCAACGACCACAACACGGTGTTTCGCGACATCCTTTACCTCATTGAGAACCAGTTGCCTTTCTTTGTTCTTGACAAGATTCACGCGCGCGCCACAGGAGGCTCCAGTTGCCTACTCCACTACATGGCAACATACATCCAGAGTCTGCTGCATGCTCAGCTCTACATCAGCCAAGGGAAGCAGAGGCTGATGGAGCAGCCATGGCACCTGCTGCATCTAGTGCACGAATACTTCCGTCCAGCCAACTTGCCGAAGTCCACAGATCCGCAGCAGACCGGGCGCACTGGTCGGTGGCGCCGGGCGACGGCATACCGCTTGCACGCCAAGGTGAGGTTCATGCCCCGGGACTTCGCGGCCGAAGTAAATTCGGTCCTCGACGTGCGCCTTGAAGGAGGCACACTGTGGGTCCCTCGCCTGCAAGTCTGCCGGGACACGTGGACGCTCCTACGTAACCTGATGGCGCTGGAGGAGCAGATGCCCAAGAGGCCAGTCACGGCGTACTGCATCTTCATGTCGCAGGTGGCGTGCACGGTGGAGGACGTCCGGCTCCTGGTTGATGCAAAGATCGTCCAACACTTTGAGGGCAGCGACGAGCATGCTGCCCAAGGCTTTGCCGACCTCTGCAAGGGGGTGGTCATGGACGTCGACAACATCGACAGGAACTACCTCAAGCCCATCTGGCATGACCTGGAGAAGCGCCACAAGAGCCGCGCACACAACTTTTGGGGCGGCCACTCACAGCGTGTGGCCATCGCCTTGGCATTACTAGTGGTTGTCGTCCTCCTTGCCTGTGTAGTGACGCAAACTTTCTATGTAATTATCGGCTATCGGCAACAAACAAAACATTAG